The following proteins are encoded in a genomic region of Panthera leo isolate Ple1 chromosome F2, P.leo_Ple1_pat1.1, whole genome shotgun sequence:
- the CF2H8orf33 gene encoding UPF0488 protein C8orf33 homolog isoform X1 has product MTLVLSPFLQALGHPARETSVAAGPGHSTRSDAAARAHPERGEGDAASKKQKKKKTRNGASVASGGGKVSEKPCSEEAPLSAEAQAEQLVRELAWCVEQLELGLKMQRPSQKQKEQALGAIRTLRSERTPLPRKRQLMRSLFGDYRAQMEAERREALRVLRTAARTAQVQPVAEATRRKSGRVCRTRQAGVAKATLDTPDEEFRFNFF; this is encoded by the exons ATGACCCTTGTgctgtccccctttctccaggCCCTAGGACATCCTGCTCGGGAGACATCAGTGGCCGCAGGCCCAG GGCACTCCACACGCAGTGACGCCGCCGCCCGGGCGCACCCCGAACGTGGTGAAGGCGACGCAGCctctaaaaagcaaaagaagaagaaaacccgGAACGGAGCCTCTGTGGCGAGTGGAGGCGGGAAGGTCTCAGAAAAGCCCTGCTCAGAGGAAGCGCCCCTAAGCGCGGAGGCTCAG GCAGAGCAGCTGGTCCGGGAACTGGCGTGGTgcgtggagcaactggaactggGCCTCAAGATGCAGAGACCCAGTCAGAAACAGA AAGAGCAGGCTCTTGGGGCAATCCGAACCCTGCGTAGCGAAAGAACCCCCTTGCCCCGGAAGAGGCAGCTGATGCGCTCCTTGTTTGGGGACTACAGGGCTCAGATGGAAGCCGAGCGGCGAGAGGCCCTTCGGGTTCTCAGGACTG CAGCCCGCACAGCCCAGGTGCAGCCTGTAGCTGAGGCCACCAGAAGGAAGAGCGGAAGGGTCTGCAGGACTCGCCAAGCAGGGGTAGCCAAGGCCACCCTGGACACTCCTGATGAAGAGTTCAGGTTCAATTTCTTTTAG
- the CF2H8orf33 gene encoding UPF0488 protein C8orf33 homolog isoform X2, with translation MAALGHPARETSVAAGPGHSTRSDAAARAHPERGEGDAASKKQKKKKTRNGASVASGGGKVSEKPCSEEAPLSAEAQAEQLVRELAWCVEQLELGLKMQRPSQKQKEQALGAIRTLRSERTPLPRKRQLMRSLFGDYRAQMEAERREALRVLRTAARTAQVQPVAEATRRKSGRVCRTRQAGVAKATLDTPDEEFRFNFF, from the exons ATGGCG gCCCTAGGACATCCTGCTCGGGAGACATCAGTGGCCGCAGGCCCAG GGCACTCCACACGCAGTGACGCCGCCGCCCGGGCGCACCCCGAACGTGGTGAAGGCGACGCAGCctctaaaaagcaaaagaagaagaaaacccgGAACGGAGCCTCTGTGGCGAGTGGAGGCGGGAAGGTCTCAGAAAAGCCCTGCTCAGAGGAAGCGCCCCTAAGCGCGGAGGCTCAG GCAGAGCAGCTGGTCCGGGAACTGGCGTGGTgcgtggagcaactggaactggGCCTCAAGATGCAGAGACCCAGTCAGAAACAGA AAGAGCAGGCTCTTGGGGCAATCCGAACCCTGCGTAGCGAAAGAACCCCCTTGCCCCGGAAGAGGCAGCTGATGCGCTCCTTGTTTGGGGACTACAGGGCTCAGATGGAAGCCGAGCGGCGAGAGGCCCTTCGGGTTCTCAGGACTG CAGCCCGCACAGCCCAGGTGCAGCCTGTAGCTGAGGCCACCAGAAGGAAGAGCGGAAGGGTCTGCAGGACTCGCCAAGCAGGGGTAGCCAAGGCCACCCTGGACACTCCTGATGAAGAGTTCAGGTTCAATTTCTTTTAG